A window from uncultured Desulfobacter sp. encodes these proteins:
- the gmk gene encoding guanylate kinase translates to MAAKLFIVSAPSGAGKTTLVTQLLKRFPDLVYSISHTTRDPRQGEVHGKDYFFTDKDRFMEMVESGQMLEWAQVHGNCYGTSAAFVKERLAAGQSVLLDIDVQGGRQIMDFGLDCTSIFIMAPSLDVLEQRLRGRRTDTEEVIRTRLENAKGEIAQKSFYNHVVVNDVLDEAVAELVGIVEQETAN, encoded by the coding sequence ATGGCGGCAAAACTTTTTATTGTGTCGGCACCCTCGGGTGCCGGCAAGACAACCCTTGTGACACAACTTTTAAAGCGGTTTCCGGACCTGGTATATTCCATCTCCCACACCACCCGGGATCCCCGGCAGGGGGAGGTTCACGGAAAAGATTATTTTTTTACGGATAAGGACCGGTTCATGGAGATGGTGGAATCGGGTCAGATGCTGGAGTGGGCGCAGGTTCATGGGAATTGCTACGGCACTTCGGCTGCTTTTGTTAAAGAACGGCTTGCTGCGGGTCAAAGTGTTTTATTGGATATTGATGTCCAGGGCGGTCGGCAGATTATGGATTTTGGTCTGGATTGTACTTCCATATTTATCATGGCGCCGTCTTTGGATGTGCTTGAACAGCGCCTACGGGGCAGGAGAACCGATACCGAAGAGGTGATCCGCACACGCCTGGAGAATGCAAAAGGCGAAATTGCCCAGAAATCTTTTTACAACCATGTGGTGGTCAATGATGTTCTGGATGAGGCGGTGGCTGAGCTTGTCGGCATTGTTGAACAGGAGACGGCGAACTGA
- the rlmB gene encoding 23S rRNA (guanosine(2251)-2'-O)-methyltransferase RlmB, translating into MAGKPGPKARRRTPRGQGRNQENRNPGDKEILYGYHSVFEALKADRRQFESIMVYEHRSDQRVQAVIDLAEKKQVTVQNISGEELDRLAGLGRHQGIAARVSSFPVQSVSALFQQIEVRTDPFFLLILESIEDPQNTGALIRTALCADVDYIVMPKDRCALPSAGVSRSSAGAMEHAPIFLATNLSAVIRDLKQYGAWVSGLDAGGDKGLYEADLTGNLALVVGGEHTGLRPGVRKACDFILSIPMQTRITSLNASVAGGIAMFEARRQRLGLNA; encoded by the coding sequence ATGGCCGGCAAACCAGGGCCCAAGGCGCGAAGACGCACCCCCCGGGGCCAGGGACGAAACCAGGAAAATAGAAATCCCGGGGATAAAGAGATCCTTTACGGATATCACTCGGTATTTGAAGCCTTGAAAGCCGACCGTCGTCAATTTGAATCCATTATGGTCTATGAACATCGGTCTGATCAACGGGTTCAGGCGGTGATTGATCTGGCCGAAAAAAAACAGGTAACAGTTCAAAATATTTCCGGTGAGGAACTGGACCGGTTGGCCGGCTTGGGCCGTCACCAGGGTATTGCGGCCCGGGTCTCCTCTTTTCCGGTTCAATCCGTATCTGCATTGTTCCAGCAGATAGAAGTCCGCACGGATCCGTTTTTTCTTTTGATTCTGGAAAGCATTGAAGATCCCCAGAATACCGGTGCCTTGATTCGAACCGCCCTGTGTGCCGACGTGGATTACATCGTGATGCCCAAAGATCGCTGTGCCCTGCCGTCTGCCGGGGTTTCCCGCAGTTCCGCCGGGGCCATGGAGCATGCCCCCATCTTTTTAGCAACCAATCTCTCGGCTGTGATCCGTGACCTTAAACAATATGGCGCCTGGGTGTCCGGTCTGGATGCGGGGGGGGATAAGGGCCTTTATGAGGCGGACCTTACAGGTAATCTGGCACTTGTGGTGGGGGGCGAGCATACCGGCTTGCGGCCCGGTGTAAGAAAGGCCTGTGATTTTATTTTGTCCATTCCCATGCAAACCCGTATTACCTCCCTGAATGCATCTGTGGCAGGCGGTATTGCCATGTTTGAGGCACGCCGTCAGCGCCTTGGCCTCAATGCCTGA
- a CDS encoding DUF370 domain-containing protein translates to MEQALLGIGFGNTVVADRVVAILSPNSSPMKRVKDEAREDRRLIDVTHGRKTRAIIVTDSNHVILSAIQAETVSARFEALIQNPGELQEE, encoded by the coding sequence ATGGAACAGGCACTTTTAGGCATTGGATTTGGTAATACTGTGGTGGCAGACCGGGTGGTGGCGATTTTGTCCCCGAATTCGTCGCCCATGAAGCGGGTCAAGGATGAGGCCCGGGAAGACCGGCGCCTCATTGATGTGACCCATGGCAGAAAAACCCGGGCCATCATCGTGACGGACTCCAACCACGTGATTCTGTCCGCCATTCAGGCTGAAACGGTGTCTGCACGCTTTGAGGCGTTAATTCAAAATCCAGGGGAACTTCAGGAGGAATAA
- a CDS encoding ComF family protein, translated as MIKKLARSAVAGMSALVFPDKCLGCGTYIKNPTDDPLNDCFCHTCLGPALPVFDHPFCPGCGRCFESGPDHLCGTCLEAPMAMDSVRAAFMYEGVIQKALGLFKYQSKLNLARPFEHHLFQAFATHFDMERCDLIVPIPLHHSKAKKRGFNQSYFLVRNFPRLYRASCNCPAPWQVDIKNLVRIRATISQTGLDPKARKKNLTQAFACPKPECIKGKHILLVDDVFTTGATCDAAAKALLKAGAAGISALVLARA; from the coding sequence ATGATTAAAAAACTGGCCAGATCCGCCGTGGCCGGAATGAGCGCATTGGTCTTTCCGGATAAATGCCTGGGCTGCGGAACGTATATTAAAAATCCCACAGATGACCCGTTGAACGACTGCTTTTGTCACACATGCCTGGGACCTGCGCTGCCGGTATTTGACCATCCCTTTTGTCCCGGTTGCGGCCGTTGTTTTGAATCTGGGCCCGATCATTTGTGCGGCACCTGCCTTGAAGCCCCCATGGCCATGGATAGTGTCCGGGCGGCTTTTATGTATGAAGGAGTGATCCAAAAGGCCCTGGGATTATTTAAATACCAGTCAAAGCTCAATCTTGCCCGTCCCTTTGAACATCACCTGTTCCAGGCCTTTGCCACTCATTTTGATATGGAGCGGTGTGATTTAATTGTACCCATTCCGCTCCATCACTCAAAGGCTAAAAAACGTGGTTTCAATCAATCCTATTTTCTTGTTCGAAATTTTCCCCGGCTCTACAGGGCATCCTGTAATTGTCCGGCACCATGGCAAGTTGATATCAAGAACCTCGTCCGGATCCGGGCAACGATCAGTCAGACGGGTCTGGACCCTAAAGCCCGGAAAAAGAATCTGACCCAGGCCTTTGCCTGCCCGAAACCTGAGTGTATCAAAGGTAAACACATCCTCTTGGTGGATGATGTGTTTACAACTGGGGCCACATGTGATGCGGCAGCCAAGGCTCTTTTGAAGGCCGGGGCTGCGGGTATCTCTGCCCTGGTTTTGGCCAGGGCGTAA